The Tripterygium wilfordii isolate XIE 37 chromosome 4, ASM1340144v1, whole genome shotgun sequence genome has a window encoding:
- the LOC119995798 gene encoding probable glycosyltransferase At5g03795 isoform X2, producing MEDRSQFRYKMGLSIYTRIPKKELPWWKMGVMEMLGVNGLQGFRFPQLDLENVGFYDSGEFVSYNEVFHDKDIFLEDYKEMNRSFKIYVYPHRRNDSFANALLPVDFEPGGNYASESYFKKVLMKSHFITKDPERADLFFLPFSIARLRHDPRIGVGGIQDFIRDYIFNISQKYPYWNRTGGADHFYVACHSIGRSAMEKAVIVRYNSIQVVCSSSYFLSGYITHKDASLPQVWPRQGDPPNFASSKRKKLAFFAGSINSPVREKLIQVWGNDSEISAHFGRLKTPYADELLQSKFCLHVKGFEVNTARIADSLYYGCVPVIIANHYDLPFADILNWQSFAVIVATLDIPLLKKILKGITFSQYLMLQRNVLEVRKHFQWHLSPVNYDAFYTVMYELWLRRSSTRVPLSASADFNG from the exons ATGGAAGATCGATCCCAATTTCGGTACAAAATGGGTCTATCAATTTATACACGAATTCCCAAAAAGGAGCTCCCTTGGTGGAAGATGGGAGTGATGGAAATGTTGGGAGTCAACGGTCTTCAAGGGTTCCGTTTCCCTCAACTG GATCTGGAAAATGTTGGTTTTTATGATTCAGGAGAATTTGTCAGTTACAACGAGGTGTTCCATGACAAAGATATCTTTCTGGAAGACTATAAAGAAATGAATAGGAGCTTTAAGATATATGTTTATCCTCACAGGAGAAATGATAGCTTTGCAAATGCACTCTTGCCGGTGGATTTTGAACCTGGGGGTAATTATGCCAGTGAAAGTTACTTCAAAAAAGTCCTCATGAAAAGTCACTTTATCACAAAGGATCCAGAAAGGGCAGATCTTTTCTTTCTGCCTTTCTCGATTGCAAGGTTGCGGCATGACCCAAGAATTGGAGTAGGAGGCATCCAAGATTTTATAAGAGATTATATCTTCAACATTAGTCAGAAGTACCCTTACTGGAACCGAACTGGGGGAGCTGATCATTTTTATGTTGCTTGTCATTCCATTGGACGGTCAGCCATGGAGAAAGCAGTCATAGTGCGATATAATTCCATTCAAGTTGTCTGCTCGTCAAGCTATTTCCTCTCTGGGTACATTACTCATAAGGATGCATCTCTGCCTCAAGTTTGGCCTAGACAAGGAGATCCTCCGAACTTTGCGTCATCTAAAAG GAAAAAGCTCGCATTCTTTGCTGGATCGATCAACTCTCCtgtacgtgaaaaacttattcaaGTTTGGGGAAATGACTCCGAAATCTCTGCCCACTTTGGCCGGCTTAAGACACCTTACGCGGATGAGCTACTGCAAAGCAAGTTCTGCCTCCATGTCAAAGGCTTTGAAGTAAACACAGCTCGTATTGCTGATTCACTATATTACGGGTGTGTTCCAGTGATCATCGCCAATCACTATGATCTACCATTCGCTGACATACTCAACTGGCAGAGCTTCGCAGTCATTGTTGCCACTTTAGATATCCCATTACTCAAGAAAATCCTCAAAGGAATAACCTTTTCCCAATATCTGATGCTGCAAAGAAATGTGTTAGAAGTACGAAAACATTTTCAGTGGCACCTTTCACCGGTCAATTATGATGCATTCTACACGGTTATGTATGAGTTATGGCTTCGACGTAGCTCAACGAGGGTTCCATTAAGTGCTTCTGCAGATTTCAATGGATGA
- the LOC119995798 gene encoding probable glycosyltransferase At5g03795 isoform X1 translates to MANSSFLFHYYNHRRLSASSRSFFFIPTTLALLTSLFILLYIYTTSNLFTYHHQHHRHIRLKPPLDSSSIARSTHGRSIPISVQNGSINLYTNSQKGAPLVEDGSDGNVGSQRSSRVPFPSTGEFVSYNEVFHDKDIFLEDYKEMNRSFKIYVYPHRRNDSFANALLPVDFEPGGNYASESYFKKVLMKSHFITKDPERADLFFLPFSIARLRHDPRIGVGGIQDFIRDYIFNISQKYPYWNRTGGADHFYVACHSIGRSAMEKAVIVRYNSIQVVCSSSYFLSGYITHKDASLPQVWPRQGDPPNFASSKRKKLAFFAGSINSPVREKLIQVWGNDSEISAHFGRLKTPYADELLQSKFCLHVKGFEVNTARIADSLYYGCVPVIIANHYDLPFADILNWQSFAVIVATLDIPLLKKILKGITFSQYLMLQRNVLEVRKHFQWHLSPVNYDAFYTVMYELWLRRSSTRVPLSASADFNG, encoded by the exons ATGGCAAACTCGTCCTTCCTTTTCCACTACTACAATCACCGGAGACTCTCGGCCTCGTCTCGGTCCTTCTTCTTTATACCCACAACTTTGGCTCTCTTAACCTCTCTTTTCATTCTCTTGTACATTTACACTACTTCTAATCTCTTCACCTATCACCACCAACACCATCGCCATATTCGCCTAAAGCCTCCACTTGATTCCTCTTCAATCGCTCGTTCGACCCATGGAAGATCGATCCCAATTTCGGTACAAAATGGGTCTATCAATTTATACACGAATTCCCAAAAAGGAGCTCCCTTGGTGGAAGATGGGAGTGATGGAAATGTTGGGAGTCAACGGTCTTCAAGGGTTCCGTTTCCCTCAACTG GAGAATTTGTCAGTTACAACGAGGTGTTCCATGACAAAGATATCTTTCTGGAAGACTATAAAGAAATGAATAGGAGCTTTAAGATATATGTTTATCCTCACAGGAGAAATGATAGCTTTGCAAATGCACTCTTGCCGGTGGATTTTGAACCTGGGGGTAATTATGCCAGTGAAAGTTACTTCAAAAAAGTCCTCATGAAAAGTCACTTTATCACAAAGGATCCAGAAAGGGCAGATCTTTTCTTTCTGCCTTTCTCGATTGCAAGGTTGCGGCATGACCCAAGAATTGGAGTAGGAGGCATCCAAGATTTTATAAGAGATTATATCTTCAACATTAGTCAGAAGTACCCTTACTGGAACCGAACTGGGGGAGCTGATCATTTTTATGTTGCTTGTCATTCCATTGGACGGTCAGCCATGGAGAAAGCAGTCATAGTGCGATATAATTCCATTCAAGTTGTCTGCTCGTCAAGCTATTTCCTCTCTGGGTACATTACTCATAAGGATGCATCTCTGCCTCAAGTTTGGCCTAGACAAGGAGATCCTCCGAACTTTGCGTCATCTAAAAG GAAAAAGCTCGCATTCTTTGCTGGATCGATCAACTCTCCtgtacgtgaaaaacttattcaaGTTTGGGGAAATGACTCCGAAATCTCTGCCCACTTTGGCCGGCTTAAGACACCTTACGCGGATGAGCTACTGCAAAGCAAGTTCTGCCTCCATGTCAAAGGCTTTGAAGTAAACACAGCTCGTATTGCTGATTCACTATATTACGGGTGTGTTCCAGTGATCATCGCCAATCACTATGATCTACCATTCGCTGACATACTCAACTGGCAGAGCTTCGCAGTCATTGTTGCCACTTTAGATATCCCATTACTCAAGAAAATCCTCAAAGGAATAACCTTTTCCCAATATCTGATGCTGCAAAGAAATGTGTTAGAAGTACGAAAACATTTTCAGTGGCACCTTTCACCGGTCAATTATGATGCATTCTACACGGTTATGTATGAGTTATGGCTTCGACGTAGCTCAACGAGGGTTCCATTAAGTGCTTCTGCAGATTTCAATGGATGA
- the LOC119996880 gene encoding B3 domain-containing protein At5g38490-like, with product MLSLEDFDGREVKEDQSSFNVLLEVAEVATEKFEREKGLEKEKLLKRSVVVDEDERNTMKMSFKAVEREEHVLNFKKQKMSLGFDPTPNTLMKECLVGEKSSRKESAYPEFDKAKHERPMRKKLLKRPIDSESLLIDEEKKGMKTSFEAIGSESLSIDEEKKGMKTSFEAIDSESLSIDEEKKGMKTSFEVVDNESLLIDEEKKGMKTSFEAVDSVEDVMKFKTNKSLKSDTVEPDLPQEFRQRIMELGGTDIVLVLQKKLFKADVNEIQTRFSIPQNQVKNEFLTEVEVSRIHTRDGKKLMAIEVLMIQPDLQESTLKFKIWDMKKVSGRTNSSYVLVGGWYPIAERNHLKVNDLVQLWSFRRCAELCFALVVVQRARVEDGNTNSNAGGARDSAGHAI from the coding sequence ATGTTGAGTCTGGAGGATTTTGACGGGAGAGAGGTGAAGGAAGACCAGAGTTCCTTTAACGTCTTGTTAGAGGTTGCAGAAGTTGCAActgagaaatttgagagagagaagggactGGAGAAGGAGAAACTCCTCAAGAGGTCGGTTGTGGTGGATGAAGATGAGAGGAATACCATGAAGATGAGCTTCAAAGCTGTTGAAAGGGAAGAACATGTTTTGAACTTCAAGAAGCAGAAGATGAGCTTAGGGTTTGATCCAACACCTAATACGCTCATGAAAGAGTGTCTAGTTGGGGAAAAGTCCTCGAGGAAGGAAAGTGCGTACCCAGAATTTGACAAGGCAAAGCATGAGAGACCAATGAGAAAAAAGCTCCTCAAGAGGCCTATAGACAGTGAAAGCTTATTGATCGATGAAGAGAAGAAAGGCATGAAAACAAGTTTTGAAGCTATTGGCAGTGAAAGCTTATCGATTGATGAAGAGAAGAAAGGCATGAAAACAAGTTTTGAAGCTATTGACAGTGAAAGCTTATCGATTGATGAAGAGAAGAAAGGCATGAAAACGAGTTTTGAAGTTGTTGACAATGAAAGCTTATTGATTGATGAAGAGAAGAAAGGCATGAAAACAAGTTTTGAAGCTGTTGACAGTGTAGAAGATGTTATGAAATTCAAGACAAATAAGAGTTTGAAATCTGATACAGTTGAACCTGATTTGCCTCAAGAATTTAGGCAGCGAATAATGGAGTTGGGAGGCACTGATATAGTGTTGGTACTTCAAAAGAAGCTCTTCAAGGCTGACGTAAACGAGATTCAAACTCGTTTCTCAATTCCGCAGAACCAAGTCAAGAATGAGTTTCTTACAGAGGTTGAAGTGAGCAGAATTCACACACGTGATGGCAAGAAATTGATGGCTATAGAAGTACTAATGATTCAACCAGATCTTCAAGAGAGCACACTCAAATTTAAAATATGGGATATGAAGAAGGTATCAGGAAGGACCAACTCATCTTATGTCCTAGTAGGCGGCTGGTACCCAATTGCAGAGAGAAATCACTTGAAGGTAAATGATCTTGTTCAATTATGGTCATTCCGAAGATGCGCAGAACTCTGTTTTGCTCTTGTGGTTGTGCAAAGAGCACGAGTTGAAGACGGAAACACCAACAGCAATGCAGGTGGTGCAAGGGACTCTGCTGGTCATGCTATTTAA
- the LOC119996080 gene encoding probable glycosyltransferase At3g07620, producing the protein MEDRSQFRYKMGLSIYTRIPKKELPWWKMGVMEMLGVNDLQGFRFTQLDLENVGFYGSGEFFSYNEVFHDKDIFLEDYKEMNRSFKIYVYPHRRNDSFANALLPVDFEPGGNYASESYFKKVLMKSHFITKDPERADLFFLPFSIARLRHDPRIGVGGIQDFIRDYIFNISQKYPYWNRTGGADHFYVACHSIGRSAMEKAVIVRDNSIQVVCSSSYFLSGYITHKDASLPQVWPRQGDPPNFASSKSFKRRKRGEDNS; encoded by the exons ATGGAAGATCGATCCCAATTTCGGTACAAAATGGGTCTATCAATTTATACACGAATTCCCAAAAAGGAGCTCCCTTGGTGGAAGATGGGAGTGATGGAAATGTTGGGAGTCAACGATCTTCAAGGGTTCCGTTTCACTCAACTG GATCTGGAAAATGTTGGTTTTTATGGTTCAGGAGAATTTTTCAGTTACAACGAGGTGTTCCATGACAAAGATATCTTTCTGGAAGACTATAAAGAAATGAATAGGAGCTTTAAGATATATGTTTATCCTCACAGGAGAAATGATAGCTTTGCAAATGCACTCTTGCCGGTGGATTTTGAACCTGGGGGTAATTATGCCAGTGAAAGTTACTTCAAAAAAGTCCTTATGAAAAGTCACTTTATCACAAAGGATCCAGAAAGGGCAGATCTTTTCTTTCTGCCTTTCTCGATTGCAAGGTTGCGGCATGACCCAAGAATTGGAGTAGGAGGCATCCAAGATTTTATAAGAGATTATATCTTCAACATTAGTCAGAAGTACCCTTACTGGAACCGAACTGGGGGAGCTGATCATTTTTATGTTGCTTGTCATTCCATTGGACGGTCAGCCATGGAGAAAGCAGTCATAGTGCGAGATAATTCCATTCAAGTTGTCTGCTCTTCAAGCTATTTCCTCTCTGGGTACATTACTCATAAGGATGCATCTCTGCCTCAAGTTTGGCCTAGACAAGGAGATCCTCCGAACTTTGCGTCATCTAAAAG TTTCAAAAGGAGAAAACGAGGGGAAGACAATAGTTAA